A window from Deltaproteobacteria bacterium encodes these proteins:
- a CDS encoding PaaI family thioesterase, producing the protein MLRDPSEREYLPHSSGCFLCGEENRSGVRARFFVEGNEVLGRVILPLHLNGYKNVAHGGVVSALLDETMGWAATVFGKTHPMYVTGELTVKFLSPVPVGAEIEVRSRLVEDAGRLAYCEGEIHCGGKVCARARGKFVPMSPEGTAEVIPYLRFDGCRRFRKIFDAYRQGE; encoded by the coding sequence ATGCTTCGGGACCCGTCTGAGCGGGAGTACCTGCCGCACTCCTCGGGATGTTTTCTCTGCGGAGAAGAGAACCGCTCCGGAGTCCGGGCGCGGTTCTTCGTGGAGGGGAACGAAGTCCTCGGAAGGGTGATCCTCCCCCTCCATCTGAACGGGTACAAGAACGTCGCCCACGGCGGGGTCGTCTCCGCACTCCTCGACGAGACGATGGGGTGGGCGGCCACCGTGTTCGGCAAGACGCACCCCATGTACGTCACGGGCGAGCTCACGGTGAAGTTCCTTTCCCCTGTGCCGGTCGGCGCGGAGATCGAGGTCCGCAGCCGGCTCGTCGAGGATGCGGGAAGGCTCGCCTATTGCGAGGGGGAGATCCATTGCGGCGGGAAGGTGTGCGCCCGCGCCCGGGGGAAGTTCGTTCCGATGAGTCCGGAGGGGACGGCGGAGGTGATCCCGTATCTCCGCTTCGACGGGTGCCGCAGGTTCCGGAAGATCTTCGACGCATACCGGCAGGGGGAATGA